The Ictidomys tridecemlineatus isolate mIctTri1 chromosome 6, mIctTri1.hap1, whole genome shotgun sequence genome includes a region encoding these proteins:
- the Or10a7 gene encoding olfactory receptor 10A7 → MACENHTRVTEFILLGFTSNPKMQVSLFILFLAIYTVTLLGNFLIVTVTSMDPALQTPMYFFLRNLSLLEVCFTLVMVPKMLVDLVSPRKIISFVGCGTQMYFFFFFGSSECFLLSMMAYDRFVAICNPLRYSVIMNRSLCLWMAIGSWMSGVPVSMLQTAWMMALPFCGPNAVDHFFCDGPPVLKLVTEDTTMYEMQALASTLLFIMFPFSLILVSYTRIITTILRMPSATGRQKAFSTCSSHLIVVSLFYGTASLTYLRPKSNQSPESKKLVSLSYTVITPMLNPIIYSLRNNEVKGAVKRAVTRKVLQKLDVF, encoded by the coding sequence ATGGCTTGTGAAAATCACACCAGAGTTACTGAATTTATTCTTCTTGGTTTTACAAGCAACCCTAAAATGCAAGTTTCCCTCTTCATTTTATTCCTGGCCATCTATACGGTCACTTTGTTGGGGAATTTTCTTATTGTCACAGTTACCAGTATGGATCCTGCTCTTCAAacacccatgtacttctttcTCCGAAACCTATCACTTCTCGAAGTTTGTTTCACCCTGGTCATGGTGCCCAAGATGCTGGTAGATCTAGTATCACCAAGGAAAATCATCTCTTTTGTGGGCTGTGGGACACAGAtgtacttcttcttcttctttggtaGCTCGGAATGTTTCCTTCTCTCTATGATGGCTTATGATCGCTTTGTGGCTATCTGTAACCCTCTGCGTTACTCAGTCATAATGAACAGGTCCCTCTGCTTGTGGATGGCCATAGGCTCTTGGATGTCTGGTGTCCCTGTGTCTATGCTACAGACAGCTTGGATGATGGCTCTACCCTTCTGTGGACCAAACGCTGTCGACCATTTTTTTTGTGATGGTCCTCCAGTCTTGAAACTTGTCACTGAGGACACAACCATGTACGAAATGCAAGCTCTTGCTTCCACCCTATTATTTATCATGTTTCCATTTTCCCTCATTTTGGTTTCCTACACCCGTATTATCACGACCATTCTGAGGATGCCCTCAGCTACTGGTCGCCAGAAGGCGTTTTCTACGTGTTCTTcacatctcattgtggtttccCTCTTCTATGGAACAGCTAGCCTGACCTATTTGCGGCCCAAATCCAACCAGTCTCCTGAGAGCAAGAAGCTAGTGTCTTTGTCCTACACAGTCATTACACCTATGTTAAACCCCATCATCTACAGCTTGAGGAACAATGAAGTCAAAGGAGCCGTTAAGAGAGCAGTCACTCGGAAAGTCTTGCAGAAGTTAGACGTGTTTTAA